The window CGAAATCGGCATCAGCGCCGAAGGGGTCAAAGTCGACTTCGCCAAAGTGCAAACATGGAAAAACGGCATCGTCAAGAAATTGACCGGCGGCATTTCCTCCTTGTTCAAGGGAAACGGCGTTCAGGTTGTGAAAGGCGAGGCGTTTTTCACGGCGCCGAACGAAGTGCGCGTTGCCAGCGAATACGAAGGAGCGCGTTATCGCTTTAACCATTGCATTATCGCGACCGGTTCGCGTCCGATTGAATTGAAAAGCTTTCCGTTTGGCGGCAGAATCTTGTCGTCGACAGAAGCGCTGGCGCTTACGGAGATCCCGGAAAGCCTTATCGTCATCGGCGGCGGTTATATCGGCACGGAACTTGGGCAAACGTTCGCCAAGCTGGGCACAAAACTGACGATTCTGGAAGGAACGGACTCGATTTTGCCCGGCTTTGAACAGGACGCCACCAGGCTCGTCGTCAAAAACCTGACGAAACTGGGCGCGGAGATCGTAACCAATGCGATGGCGAAAAGCGCGAAGCAGACCGATAAGGATGTTACGGTAACTTATACCGTCAATGGCGAAGAAAAGAGCGTTACCGCCGAATATGTGCTGGTTACGGTCGGACGCCGTCCCAACACCGACGAGTTGGGTTTGGAAATGATCAATTTGCAGAAAAATGAACGCGGCTTTATCCAGGTTGACGACAAAGGCCGCACCAACATCCCGAATATTTACGCCATCGGCGATATTGTTGCCGGACCGGCGCTCGCGCATAAAGCTTCTTATGAGGGAAAAGTCGCGGCCGAAGTGATTGCCGGGCAGGCAAGCGCCGTCGATTACAAAGCCATTGCCGCCGTTGTCTTCTCCGATCCGGAAATTGCCGGAGTCGGCTTGACAGAGGCGCAAGCGAAGGAAAAAGGCCATAACGTCGTGGTCGGGAAGTTCCCGTTTGCCGCCAACGGGCGGGCGTTGTCGCTGGGGGCGGCGGAAGGCTACGTCAAGCTCGTGGCCGACAAAGAAACGGGGCTGGTTCTGGGGGCGCAAATCGTCGGACCGGAAAGCTCCAATCTGATCGCCGAAATCGGCCTGGCCATCGAAATGGGCACGACTTTGGAAGATATAGCGCTCACCATTCACGCGCATCCAACCTTGGGAGAAATCGTGATGGAAGCGGCGGAAGGCGCGCTCGGCCAAGCGATTCACCAGATCAACAAGTGAATACGAAATAACATGACGCCATAACGGCAAATCGTCAGATGTTTAATGGAGTTGGGGGAATCCCCAACTCCATTTGGCTTTGCTCAGTCGGTTGCGCTAACGGTCGTCTAACGGGCGCAGGAGCCGCTATTTGCCGTTTCCATGTCCGAATATCCACTAGCGTTGCATCAAACTTTTGCAAACCGGCTCCTTTAACGGCAAAAATGTCGATAAACCG of the Bacilli bacterium genome contains:
- the lpdA gene encoding dihydrolipoyl dehydrogenase, translating into MVVGEVTNEVDVLVIGAGPGGYVAAIRAAQLGKSVTVVEKDEVGGVCLNRGCIPSKALISAAHKYETIKDSGEIGISAEGVKVDFAKVQTWKNGIVKKLTGGISSLFKGNGVQVVKGEAFFTAPNEVRVASEYEGARYRFNHCIIATGSRPIELKSFPFGGRILSSTEALALTEIPESLIVIGGGYIGTELGQTFAKLGTKLTILEGTDSILPGFEQDATRLVVKNLTKLGAEIVTNAMAKSAKQTDKDVTVTYTVNGEEKSVTAEYVLVTVGRRPNTDELGLEMINLQKNERGFIQVDDKGRTNIPNIYAIGDIVAGPALAHKASYEGKVAAEVIAGQASAVDYKAIAAVVFSDPEIAGVGLTEAQAKEKGHNVVVGKFPFAANGRALSLGAAEGYVKLVADKETGLVLGAQIVGPESSNLIAEIGLAIEMGTTLEDIALTIHAHPTLGEIVMEAAEGALGQAIHQINK